In the Balaenoptera musculus isolate JJ_BM4_2016_0621 chromosome 20, mBalMus1.pri.v3, whole genome shotgun sequence genome, GCTCCCTAGACTGCAAGTATCAACAGTTTTCTTCCAGGAATTTCAAGGCACTTTAGTTCCCTTCTAAAACGCTTAAACAATCCTCCATCCTAAAAAGAACTCAAGCTCATGCTCTTAAATGAGATGAACTTTTCATGTCATTCAAGCAACATGTAGTTGCCCAGATTAGCTGTTTTCAGTAACAGTAAGAGCCCTTGGGAAGAATCACAAAGCATCCTCAAAGGTTGGTTTCAAGGGAAAACCAATATAGCTTATTCATAAACAACTCTACgaatgaagaatgaataaatgaaacccaAAGACAGCCCTCCAACCTAATTTTAGTCTTCAGTTTCTGACTCCTTTTTCAAGACTTGGCAAGCAGGCCACAAAGTAAGAAAAGTAAAGATTTCTGGTATTCCACAACCTATTACTTCCAGCTGCTTTCTTGAAAGAGTGGGTAAACAACTAGTTTACAATAATGCTAGTAGACAACTGACCAGCAGAAAGCAAAACCCTAAAGGCAAAGATAATCCGCAAACTAATAACAAAGAATTGCTTCTCAACAGCTCCCACTTAACAGTCCCACCCACACCACTCCAGCCCCTCTCAGATAAATGGTGGCACTTGGTGGTCATAAGAGCAGAATCCTGTATCTTTTAAATTTGACAAAATCATCCCTATTTCAGATAATCTTTCCTCGACTACTCACTAAAGGTTGCTGACAAACTTCTCATACCCTACAAACACTAAAGGATAACTTAGAGCCCTTTTCACCCTCAACATACCAGGcataaactattttatttgaaacttttaaaatctcttctggggacttccctggtggcacagtggttaagaatccgcctgccaatgcaggggacacgggttcaagccctggtccgggaagatcccacatgccgcggagcaactaagcccatgctccacaactactgaacctgcactctggagcccgcaagccacaactactgagcccgcgtgccacaactactgaagcctgcgtgcctagagcccatgctccacaacaagagaagccaccgcaacaagaagcccgcgcaccgcaatgaagagcagcccccgttcaccacaactagagaaagcccgcaggcagcaacgaagacccaacgcagccaaaaataaaataaataaataatctcttCTGCTAACAGAAGATCATCCAAAGACGACCTATACTTTAATAGGAGGACTGAGCCACTGTTCCAAAAATCTATAAGTCTAAGAATGGGACATTCTGTACGCAACAGGCTTTAATATGAAACCCAAGACCCTTCTGAATCTGTCCTCAgacatcagtaaaaaaaaaagtgtggcacTTCCCTGGAATCTAGAAAGAAGGGAACTCCAGATCTGAGGTAACTGCATTCTGCCAGCCTCAGTCACTCTCCTTTGTTTCAGCTGCCTGAGTGTCTCCCTGCTTTGCTGAATTGTAGCAAACACACTACATTCCCAAGAGAGGCAAGAGAATATACATTATTACAATACtcttataaagggaaaaaaacttccACCACACTAATTCAAGAGACTTAAGGAAAGGCAACAGTTATGAAAACTGAAGGCCTAActtactcattcaacaagtacttaCAAAGCACGTACTCTGCGCAAGGCTCTGTATATTTAGTGATGAACAAAACAGGTATAGTTCCGAATCCCACAAAACAAATTTTGGTTAgatagaaaagtaaacaaatgatatacaattataattacaaaaaagCTATGAAGAGGGTAACCTTAAGTCGCAGTTTGCCCAAGACACACCAATCTATACTTGTCTCGGTGTAAAACAAAAGCACCTCCCCCTTTACTCTCAAAAATGTCCCAGATTGGACTATAAATGATATGTCACCTTATCTCTGAAGGCTAAGGTACTGTAAGAGAGAATAATGGGGGCAAATCACTTTAGCCTGAGTGATCAGAGAAGACTTCTTGAAAGAGATGCCATTAAACTGAGTCCTGATGGATAAGGCTCCAGTCATTCTGAAAGGGTGTTCCAAGTACAGGGAACAGCAAAGGCTACAACAGGGCTTGGGGCATTACTATTATTGATCAACATGAACTTTGGCTAACAGAACTAAAGAATCAGGAAAGTTATTTGAGGGTTCCCAGAGACCAATCTGTACATCCAAGATTAAAATATCCTAAAACTCTAATTTTGTTAGACCTCAAAATTCAaacataaagacaaaaacaaagctctaaggcagtggttttcaaatttttgtaGGTCATTAATCCCTctgagaatctaaaaaaatattccaaatctTCACCCAGGAAACATATATTctcatgtgcacacatacacaatttCAGGAGGTTCAGAAGCAACACCCCTACCCAACCCTCCCAACACTGGAAGTTCACACATGGACTGCAGGTtgcggggggggcggggaagcCCTCTTTCACAAAGGACAAAAGCCAGCTCTCAACTCTATTTCTCTATTTGGTCATTAAGACATTTCTTAAAATCTTCTGAAGATACccaggaataaagagaaaagttaaactgatatattttttaaaaaatatatcaaaacaagCAATTGTAAatcactgaaataaatgaaaaacaaacaatggACAATGTATGTACCACCAAGAGTCAATGAGACTCCAATTTCCCATCATTTTGGAGAACCAGAACTGCCCTCAAGTCCTTACCTTACTAACATTGAGTGAAGCTAGGGGAGGAGGGGTTTCTGTTCGGTCATTAATTATTTCCACTTCTGAAACATACTGTAAGTTTATGAGCAAGATGTCTGCGTGGTTGGGCTTTCCACTGGAAGAGGGACATTCtggtgaaaaaataaagttaaggaAAATAGGGGCAAGCAGAGAACTGACACATCCCAAAGGGGCATGGAAAACACAATTCACCCAAGGCTTGTGTAAAAGGTGTGCCACAAGCAAGAGAGGGAGCCTCACAAGAATCACACCTCTCCTCAGGAAATCTCTGCCTGTCACTTTCCTGCCGCACAACCCCATAACCAAAAGATCTCAAGCTTTTCAAAGCCAAACACAATCCAAAATTGGAAGCCTCAACAGTGTTTCTGTCACCTTCTCTTTACCGGTTTTATGAAGAGGCTTAATACAGTTTTAATGCCGTTATGTATACTGTTTGTCTTGAACCTAATGAACCACACTGAAGAGCAAGTACTTCCTGTTCTTGGTATAATACTCCCTATATCCGAACAGTGagtgctcttttctctttttcagatttgaGATTTCCCATTTTGCACAGGAGGAAACTACAGCACTGGAAAGGAAGCTCACTCAAGGTGACCCAGCTAGctaacccattcattcattcattcattcattcactcactcactcattctccAACCATTTCTCAAGAGCatactgtatgtcaattaaagGTAGAGTAATTCTTCATTCCGAAATCCTTCCAACTAAACCACTAATGGAAAAGGTCTTACTTGGTCCAGGTATGAAGTcttgtgtttaaaaaacaaaaacaaaaattaaaaaaaccccgcAACTGTTCTTGCTGTAATTAGTTTCAAAGGACATCTTCCTAAGCTACAAATCCACAACCAGtagttaaatgaattaaaatacttGCCAGTCAAAGGCAGCAGCAGACTCAGTAGGAAACTTCCTTTTGAAAGGTGCCATAAGAgattactcttaaaaaaaaaaaaaaatccaaataaaccCACCTGTGGCTCAAATAAAAGGGGAAGGGGTGGCACATTTATTACAACCAGGTAGTATTCTGTTTCCACGACTGATTTTCCTGGAGTAATTCAGAAATCACTTCCACCCCAAAGAAAGAGACCACCTTTTCCATTCTGTTAAACACTGACACATTCAAAAGGGAAGGCTACTGCTATGGAGAAGTCAGGACTCCATGTGCTGGGCTGACAAGAGAAGACAGTTTACTCTTTCACCTGTAACCCACACATCCATACATAAACCCCTGAAAAACGTGGTCCTCTCTCTCTAGACCAGGTTTCCAATACAAACATCCCCAAAACAGCAACTTCCAAATCACTGAGAAGCCGAAAATTCAGCACTCCCTGCCTCCAGCGGCACCACGCATACACAAGCACCAGCAAAACAAGCCCCTATCCCCAGTTCTGCTACAAACTCTGTCCTGCAGTTACTCTCCCCCCAAACAGGAGAGGCCCATTTGGTCACCACCCCACCGCCCTTTCTTGGACCAAATCCCATCAGTGGACAACCCCTCCTGAACTCCATACCCTTGTCCCACTCACTAGCAGTTTCTTACTctacacaccccctccccacatgattttacccgtccccctcccatCCGGGCTCCAATCACCAGCCCCCTCCCACGACCACCCCTCTCCGGATTACTGTGTCCCCTCTCCTAGCGTTCCCCCCGAAAAGCCATCCGCGTGTCAAGCCCCCCTCCACCCATCCACCCTCGTTCGGGGCCCAGCTCCCACAACGGGTGGGAGACAAGGGTCCCCAAGGCCGACCGAGGGACCCacgagagggggaggggagctcaGGGCCGTGCGCATGCGCTCCGGGCGCCGCGGTAGCCGGTCGCCCCTAGGCCCGGAGAGGGCCCCAGCCACCGCCGTcgtcccccgcccccccaccgccGCACATACACGCCGGCCCGGCCTCGGGCTCCGCGCAGGGAAGGATACTTAAAGCCAGCATCTTGGACTGGTAGTCGAAGGCTACCACCTCGCCCTGCAGCCGCTGCTCCTGGCACGTCCGGCACGACACCTGGCTCCCAACGCTGAAGTACTCGCCCGGAGGAGCCGCCATCTTGGGAGAGCAGCcgcggccggcggcggcggcggcagcagcagcgggCGAAAGCCGGGCCCCCAGTGAGCGCCGCGCCGCGACGCACGGGGCGTGCTGACGTCACACGCCAGGGCGTGGCCTGGACTGGGTGGGGCGGGAGCCTAGGTGGttgaggaggaaagaggaaataaagaggaaTGCGAATAATTACGTTGGTGCGGCTACGCCTGGTTTGTAACAAGCTTGCAAGGTCCATTTTAGAAGTTAAAGATAAATGACCTATGTCGAatgaaaaggggagggaggagggaactgCAGTCTTCATTACGTGCACACCTTGACACAAGAGTTTGATGAATGAACtctgtattttacaaatgaggaatccAAGGCCCAGAAGACTTAACTAAACTTGCTCAAAACGATTACACCTAACTACAAAGTGGTAGTGGAAAGAACATTGGCCGTAGAGTTAGCTAAAACGGAATTGGAATTCCACTGAGttatatgaccttgagcaaattactaagcctgattcttttctttattccttctgtaTTATCACTGTTGAGCATCCAGCAACCCTTCGATGTAGGAAtcaatatcctcattttacagaggaagaaactaagTCTTAGACTAAACTTTGTCCCGGGTCGCACAACTAGCAAGGATTCGGTCTACCTGTTTCCAAAGACGATGCTATTTACTGCTATGCTATATTACATAATACCTCACAGAGTAGTTAGGAGGAGCGGGAGATAATGAGATAATGTGTACAAATGCATGGCATATAGTAGATCCTTAATAAATGGTAGTTCCTCCGTGATCACCCATCACTGTTGGAACTCAAGATGCTTCCCCATCTCCCATCTTGCCCTCTCCTCTAGAAAACCGGGCAAAGAGCCAGAATGAGGAGCAATGGTGTTGACAAAGGGAGCCTTGGGGTAGGAGTTTTGGGCCCCCCATTAATGACTATCTAATATACGAAACAGTTTTCTTAACATGTAAGTACGATGCAGATGCATTTTCAAGCCCTACCATCACCAGTTGCCATCCCTAACCCACCTAACCTTCCACTAAAGAAATTCTAGAGCCTCATGTATGAGTAAGGACAGGCAAAGAGAGGGAGGCAAAGGGCCAGTCCTGGCACTACTTAACCTGAACAAATTTCAAAAGTGTTTCCTTGCCTTGCAAGAGACATCAACTTCCTAAAGTTGGGCCCATATTAGTACAATCATTGTAATAGAAATAAACATACTGCTCCCTCATACTTGGGTTTTTCCAGAGAACTTTCACGTCTACCCCATAACAAGTCATACGTAACTGCCACTCCACCTTTTATATAACATGGTGATTATAGGTGCTCATAAATgactgccaggcactgttaggaaaagcttcctggaagaagtggaaAAATCTGAGACCTGAAAGACAAGCAGGGAAAGAGTAGCCATGTTCTAAGCAGAGGTAACTGCAGACGTCAGGACCCCTGAAAGGAGAGAGCTTGGTGATTTCAGGGAGCATAAAGTAGCTCAGAAATATCATGAAACAGAATGTGGGACTGGGCAGGCAAAGGTTGTCTTGGCTAGAGGCCAAGCAAACTTTCAAAGACTAAGAAAATTTAGGCTTTTTCCTTGGGGCAATTGAAAAACATTTAGCAAGGGAGCGAAATGAGATTTGTATCCAGCTTCCTTTCCCCACACCTTTTTAATTAGTGAAATTAATCTCTTTCCAAGAAGAACCCAAATTTACATTCTCATTTTCACCCCTCAAAAACTCTCCAAGAACAAAGTTGCTTGAGGTAGGAAGGAACCACTTCACCAGTCTCCTCCCACCTCACCTCTGCCTCTAGGCAAGACCTCACCTAGAATAGCTGAGATTTCTATTTTCTGTGTGTTCCTCCAAAGGATTATTCCAATTTTTGTCGTGGGTGTgtgcctctcctcttcctttacCAACCCAGCTACTATCTCATGGTTTATCTGCCCAGCGGGGTTCTGGAAGGCAAGATGACAAGATGACGAAAGGAGAGGGGCAAGGCGAGCACAGAACTGGGAGGAAGGGTGATTTAGACTGTGCTATGCGTAACAACTCTCAAGCCGTTAGGGATGACCCCTCAAAATCAAGAGGCTGATCTGTCAGCCTCCAAATCAACAGCAGACGAATTCAAGCAGGAGAGTCttgggctgggggaggaaggcGTGTACCGATTAGCCAGCTGTGTGTGCAAACGTAGGGGCCCGCTTCAGCACCGACCAGGGATGCCTGGCTCCCCGGAGCAGGGGTTGTCCCTAGCCTTCTCTCCAAGAGATCTCGAAATATTTTTGGAGGGTAGCGGTACTGGAGGAGAAAGGTCTGGTCTGGCAGGAATCCTGGCCCGGGATATTACATATCCATCTTCACAGAAGTAAAGGAGGGACCCTGGACGCACCGCCGACCCTCAGGTTAGTCTGTCCCATGACCCGGAACAGCAGCTGGAGCCGCCTCTACGCCCTCTGCCCACGTGCCGGCAAGAGCAGCCACGTGGGGCTCTGCGGAAACGCCTTCGAAAAGATTTGTCCCCTGCGCTGCCCAGTAGAGAGGGAGGCCCGGGAAGAGCGCAGGAGGAGGAAACGGTACCGGCAGGAGGCCGGGCTCGCGCGAGCCTGGGGCTgccgggggcggggcagggaggcgGGACTTTCCCGGCCACCgccagggggcggggcctcggaTCCGAAGGGTGGGCTTTGGAGGGCCCTGAGGAGCTGCTTCCTGGTCGCCTGGATTCCTCGGCTTCCGCCTTAGCTCAAACCCTGGCCGGGCCGGCCCCGGGGTCGTCATGGAGTCCACGCTGGGCGCCGGCATCGCGATGGCCGAGGCGCTGCAGAACCAGCTGCCCTGGTTGGAGAACGTGTGGCTCTGGGTCACCTTTCTGGGCGACCCCAAGAGCCTTTTTCTGTTCTACTTCCCCGTGGCCTACTACGCCTCTCGCCGGGTGGGCATCGCGGTGCTCTGGATCAGCCTCATCACCGAGTGGCTCAACCTCGTCTTCAAGTGGTGAGACAGCGAAGCCCTCCGGCGTCCTGGTCCCCCACCCGCAAAGGCCCTGAGCCCTGTGCAGTCCTTGATCTCTCTCGTCAGCTGCCTCAAAGGCCtggcttcccccccaccccccgacagTGAACCCATGGCCTTAAGacctcccacccctaccccgtGGCCACTGACTTTTCCGCTATGAGCATCTTTGTGCATCTTGGACCTCAGAGTCCCCATCCTAATCATTAAACTAGTGTTTAACGGGCCTGATCAGAGAAGTCACCTAAGGGGGcgtatttaaaatgcaaataccccATTCCACCGCAGACAGACTGATTTTGAAACtccaggagaggggctgggaatCTGTTTTTTAACAGGCATCTGTGGTGACTTAAGTAGCAGAAAGTCCTGCTTCTCAACtcactcttttattcatttattcattcgtttattTGACATAGTTTTTAAGAAGCATGCTTTGTGCCAGGCTTCACACTAGCGGCTAAGGACAGAAAAGGCTTGCAGATTAAGGTGTGGTCCCCCAGACCATGGCCAGCAGCATAAGGAGCATTTGaaaacttgctagaaatgcagaatcccaggccccaggccagagctactgaatcagaatctgcattttagcaaggaCCCCAGGCGATTTGTGTGCCCAGTAAATTTCGAAAAGCACTGGGCTAAAGCATTGCCTTCCAGGGAacactttctcttctcccttttccccttcattcACTAGTAGGCTCTGCACACAGACTTAGAAGCCAGGAACCCCAGGCAAGTGGGTGGGGCCCTTGGGGTGTATCTCTTTGTGCCACCTGTTCTCTCTTGGGTGCAGAAGGGAGCTATACTTCCCGCTGGGTGTGCAGCTgcacctcccctcacccctcaccacTGTCTCTGTTGCCAGATtgccagcctgggggagggaagggaggttcATAGGAGACACTTGAATGGATGGGCTGGAATGACttgctgaaaaacaaaataccttCCCTTCCGCTCTTCTCAGCCAGGGCTTCATCCCTACTGTAAACGGAAAGCAATTGTCTGATCATTTCCTTCCTACTGAATTGCTCTTTGCTTTGTGCTCTCCTTCCTCAGAGTCTGTATAAGCCTTCCTCTCTAGTCCTGTTCCCCTAAGACCACCCCCTTGGGTAGACACTCTTAATGCCCCCCACATGGCAGAGCCCCTATTCATTTCCTAAGTATGTGTTGAGCATCTGGTGTGTGATCCAGGCTCACTTTTTGGCAGGGAGAGGCAAGTCCCTTCCGTACCTCCCTCCCCAGCACTTGGCTTCCTGCCAGCATCTCTTCTGCTCTCccaccttttctctttctggccacAGCAGCCTCTGCAGTGTGTTTCCCAGGGTCCAGTGAAGCACCTGGCTAAGCCAGTGGATTTTGGACTTTTTTGTCTTCCTTATTCTCTCTCAGCCTCCTTGTCCATTCCCCACTCCCCTTTTCAAACATGAGAGGCTTACCTAAGTAACTCGGGCTGGAATTTGGGAAATGGAGagaggggaagcaggagggtcAGTGAGGGTCTGGGGAGGGAAGGCGAGGGGCAGGTCCTGGGCTCTCTATAGATGACAAGAGCAGAGCTGGCCCTGCAGCGGGAGGGCTAATAAGAATGGGACTTCTGAGCATCTCAGagcacgcacatgcacacaccacaATCTCTTGCCTccttatcactttttaaaaaatagcatgcTTTCTCCTGTTCCAAGGTAAAAAACCCTGGCAAGGCAATGGCACAGAATTGGACACCCTTTCTGACTCCAGCCTGTAAGCCCTCCAGAGTACTCCAGGTGTCCTTCTGCCTCAACCCCCATTCccctggctgtgtgtgtgtgtaatggcaTCTTGCATCTGTTCTCTTCTAGGTTTCTGTTTGGAGACAGGCCCTTTTGGTGGGTCCATGAGTCTGGGTACTACAGCCAGGCTCCAGCCCAGGTTCACCAGTTCCCCTCGTCTTGTGAAACTGGTCCAGGTGAGAAGCCTCAAACTTCCCTCTCCCAATGTGGTTAGGGTTCGGTGAGTGTTTGGTAGTACTTTTCAGCTGGGGCAACCTACTCAAAGGCCCAGCCTCTCAGTTACTGGGCCAGAGAACAAAGAAACCCAGGGAAGACCATGTTGAATTATAGGAGAAGAGCACCTGTGCCAGTGTGCCAGCTGCCAGCTTTGTATAGAGTAAAGCCAAGAGCCGAGGTCAAGGCAGAAGCCTGAGAGCAGTGGCCTCAGGCGGGGACGAAGAAGGCTTCAGGGCAGAGGGAGCTAAGGGGCAGTGCTGGAGGAAGGCTGTCCCCTCGGCCACGGGGAGGCAGCTGTGTTGAGCAATCACCAGGGGCACCTGGGTTCCACCCGCATCCTCTCACCACAAGCTTCTGAATCCCCCGGCAGGCAGCCCTTCCGGACACTGTATGATCACAGGAGCAGCCCTTTGGCCCATAATGACGGCCATCTCTTCCCAAGTGGCCACTCGGACCCACAGGTACACCTTGGCATTGCCCACCAGCGGGGGCAGGGGTGATGATGGTACCCTGGACCCAAAAGACCCAGCAGCAGGGCAGCCTGGGAGCTGGAGTTCTGCAGACCCCAGGGCATCTGGTCAAACTGTGAGGTGCCTGGGTGCTGAGGGAAGCCCAGCTGTGCGTGGACACCTCCTGAACCATTTGCCTCTCTTCTTTTTAGCCGCTGGGTGAGGGTGATACCTAGCTTGGCTTATTGCACCTTCCTGCTGGCGGTCGGCTTGTCCCGGGTCTTCCTCTTAGCACATTTCCCTCACCAGGTGTTGGCTGGCTTAATAACTGGTGAGCAACTGGGGCAACAGGGTGGACCCAGAGGGTGCCATTGGCAGTGGGAGGACCAGTGTATGATCTTCCCATTGTACAGCCAACCCCAAGGCCCCCCTTCTCCTGCCAAACTACCCTGCGGCTCGGGGTGGGGGTCATATCCTCAAACTCCTTGAAGCTGCTGTCACCCCACTTCCCTAGGTGCTGTCCTGGGCTGGCTGATGACCCCCCGGGTGCCCACGGAGCGGGAGCTAAGCTTCTACGGGTTGACCTCACTGGCCCTCTTGCTGGGTGCCAGCCTCATCTATTGGACCCTCTTTACACTGGGCCTGGATCTTTCTTGGTAAGTCCTGCTTTGAAGCTTGGGCAAGTTGGGGTCTGTCCTGCCTCACCTGTACCTGGCCTGGTGGGTCTCTGGTTCGTTGTAGCTGAAAGGGGACACATTAGCTGTTCACAAACATCGAGTCTCCTGGGGTCATGGCAGAACATGGCAGTAGGCCCCAAAGGGGTGGAGAGCCATCAGCCCTCTAGGACCCAGGGGAATCTCTCTCCTGGCAAAGACTCTTGCTCCCCACAGGTCCATCAACCTAGCCTCTAAGTGGTGTGAGCGGCCTGAGTGGGTGCACTTGGACAGCCGgccctttgcctctctgagccgcGACTCAGGGGCCGCCCTGGGTCTGGGCATCGCCCTTCACTCCCCCTGCTATGCCCAGGTGCGGCGGGCATACCTGGGACACGGCCAGAAGCTAGCCTGCCTTGTGTTGGCCATGGGGCTGCTGGGCCCCCTGGACTGGCTGGGCTACCCCCCTCAGATCAGCCTTTTCTACATCTTCAATTTCCTCAAGCACACCCTCTGGCCATGCCTGGTCCTGGCCCTCGTGCCCTGGCTGGTGCACACATTCAGTGCCCAGGAAGCACCACCCATCCGCTCTTCCTGACCCTAGGTGCCTCCTACTGCCACTTTCCCTCTCACAAAGCCCACACTCCGTGACCTCCACACTCCGGGGAGGCAGCCCCGTCCCCTTCCAGCCCCCAACAGGCCCTGCTCATGGTGAATTTTCTACTTCTCCCACCACCTGGTCTCAGCCCCAAAGAAGGGCCTTCTCTCTCCCAGGAAGGCTGgtcctcctcctgccttccctcccaaGTCCCCAAAGGGCAAAGGCAACAGCGAGACCAGTGGGTTCCTGTAACACTGTGAGGGGCTCAGAGCAGCCCCAATAAAGCCCTTCCACACCTCTGGACTCCTCTCTTGACTCTGCACATCTCCACTGGACTTGCCTGTGTGGCTGCAGGTGGAACCCTTGCCAGGCCACCTGTTCTGCTCCCGCTTCAACCCTGTGCCCTCAGAGACTGAGAGTCAGAAGGAACAGGGAGACCTTCAgccctgggccccctccccaccatcaccATGTAGGCCACACAGAGGTCCCAGGAGATGCTGTGGCTACGTTCAGTGAAACCTTGCTCTTAACCCACAGGACAGAGatcccactccctcccaccccagcctcttGTTTCCTAAATTGGCTAGTCCAAGGGCTGGAGAAAAGAAGAGTAgttttttttggccaggaggGGGAATGAGACCCTCAACTCCATTTGAGAGCCCAGAGAACAGAGACATTGGCCCCAGAAGGCACTGTCAGAAACAAGTTTATTTACACAAGGACACACAGTGTAACAGGTTACAAAATACTTAACTGAAATCCATGTCCAAGGAGACAAAGCAAGGAGTGGGTTTACATGAGAACCAGACCGGccgtggggagagggagggtaaGCGGCCCGGAGCTGGGGCTCAGCATGGGGAGGCCTGGTACACTGGGCCcagccccatccccatcccccaggaGGATCTAGAACACACTAACAACACACAAGACACAAGCGCACAATGAACCAATGGTGGTGGgactcctgcccctcccctggctcCCTCAACCCTGCTCAGGCCCCCATTaggataataaatatgtaaacagaTTGGTGGAGCCCTGGGGACGGGAGGAAAGAAAGTATATGCGGtgttggggagaaggagggaggaagactcAGCCCCCTAGGAGCTGCTTCCCATCTTTGGTTTCCCACAGGCTGGAGAGCATTCGCTAGAAGCCTTGTGGGCTCCTAGCCCTGGAAACAAGAAGGCTAGCAGGGCTTCTGGGAAAGAGAAAGGGCAGTGCCCAGCCCCATCCTGGTCTTCGTTCCCTTGGGCTGGTGGCCCATAAAGGaagcccaggagggagggaagctACAGCTGAGGGCAGACTCCTGGGTTCTGGCCCTGCCCCTTCTAGAAATTCCACTCACCATCCCCAGGCTTCAAAGCCAAAGGCCCCAGGAGAGAGGTGGGCCACTGACCCTTCTGCTTGCAGCACGCTGGATGGCTGGGGAAATCTGGTCCTGAACAGCAGGGGGGCTCTCACCAGCCTGGAGCCCCCCTGCAGGGACCACCTTCTCCCCGCTCCCCAGACTGTGCcagcagaggggcagggaggccgACAGAGTAAGATGGAGAGCAGGCCTGGTTCTGCGGCTCCTCTTGGCCCCTCAGAACCTAGGAGTGCAGCTCCAAACCTCCCCACATGCGTTCACCCTCTCCAGCTCCTGAGAAGGGGAAACAGGCCCTGAGGAGGGTAAGGCAAAACAGCCCTGCCCACAGACCTCAGGCCCACATCCTAGAGCACAAAGCTTCCCTTCGGTGCTGAGGctaggagaagggaggaggagagaggggtctGTGTGGAGATGGTGAGGACACTGGGGGAAAAGAGTGAGAATCGCAGGGCGGGAGCCCACCTCCCCTTCACTCTACA is a window encoding:
- the G6PC3 gene encoding glucose-6-phosphatase 3 isoform X1 codes for the protein MESTLGAGIAMAEALQNQLPWLENVWLWVTFLGDPKSLFLFYFPVAYYASRRVGIAVLWISLITEWLNLVFKWFLFGDRPFWWVHESGYYSQAPAQVHQFPSSCETGPGSPSGHCMITGAALWPIMTAISSQVATRTHSRWVRVIPSLAYCTFLLAVGLSRVFLLAHFPHQVLAGLITGAVLGWLMTPRVPTERELSFYGLTSLALLLGASLIYWTLFTLGLDLSWSINLASKWCERPEWVHLDSRPFASLSRDSGAALGLGIALHSPCYAQVRRAYLGHGQKLACLVLAMGLLGPLDWLGYPPQISLFYIFNFLKHTLWPCLVLALVPWLVHTFSAQEAPPIRSS
- the G6PC3 gene encoding glucose-6-phosphatase 3 isoform X2; amino-acid sequence: MESTLGAGIAMAEALQNQLPWLENVWLWVTFLGDPKSLFLFYFPVAYYASRRVGIAVLWISLITEWLNLVFKWFLFGDRPFWWVHESGYYSQAPAQVHQFPSSCETGPGSPSGHCMITGAALWPIMTAISSQVATRTHRCCPGLADDPPGAHGAGAKLLRVDLTGPLAGCQPHLLDPLYTGPGSFLVHQPSL